The region GCAGCGGCTCTGTCGACACACTCCTGTTTGTGGTCAAGACAACCGACCTCGACGCGATGCGTGCCGAACTGACCCGGCGCTTCGAGGCGACCCCCGAATTTTTCGCTAACGACGTTGTCGCGATCGACGTGCGGCGTCTCGCCGACAACGAGCGCGTGCCGCTTGCGGACATCGCGCAACTGCTCGACAGCGTGCGCATGCGTCCGGTCGGCATCGTCGCCAACGCGCAGCAGGCGTGGGCGGCCGAATCCGCGCTGCCGCTGCTCGAAGCACGCGACCGCCGCGGCGGCGCCGCCAAGTCCGCAGACGAAGAGGGCGCCCATGCCGCCGGCACGGCACCGGTGGCCACCGCCGCGACGGCCACGCCCCCGGCCGATCTGTTCACAACCGCAGCCGGCACGCCCACCGGCGGGCCTCCGAAAAGCGGCACCCCGGCCACGGCCGCCGCGGTCGAGCCGGCGCCCGCCGCCGAGCCGGTACGTCTCGCCACTTCGTCGCAAACCATGGTGGTCGACAAGCCGTTGCGCTCGGGCCAGCGCATCTACGCAAAGGGCGATCTGGTCGTGCTCGGTCTGGTGAGCTACGGCGCGGAAGTGATCGCGGAAGGCAACATCCATATTTATGCGCCGCTGCGCGGCCGGGCGTTGGCCGGCGTGCAGGGCAATCACGACGCGCGCATTTTCTGCACGTGTCTCGAACCGGAACTGATCTCGATCGCGGGCATCTATCGTACGACCGAGAACCCGCTGCCGGCCGACGTGCTCGGCAAGCCGGTGCAGATCTGGCTCGAAGATGAAAAGTTGATGATCGAACCGCTGCGGCTCACCTGATCGACGTGATGCGCGCGCTGCCCTGAACGGTCACGGCATGCGGCGTTCCACGGCAAATTGGGCCGCACATAATTGACGAATTTGACGGATACAAGGTAAGGGTAATGGCAAAAATCATTGTGGTGACTTCGGGCAAGGGTGGCGTGGGCAAGACGACCACGAGCGCGAGTTTTGCATCGGCCCTCGCATTGCGTGGCAGCAAAACCGCCGTGATCGACTTCGACGTCGGCCTGCGTAACCTCGACCTCATCATGGGCTGCGAGCGCCGTGTGGTGTACGACCTGATCAACGTGATCCAGGGCGAAGCCAACCTCAACCAGGCGCTGATCAAGGACAAGAAGTGCGAGAACCTCTTTATCCTCCCGGCATCGCAGACGCGTGACAAAGACGCGCTGACCATGGAAGGCGTCGAGAAGGTCATCAACGACCTGATCGCGATGGACTTCGAATTCATTGTTTGCGATTCGCCGGCCGGTATCGAATCGGGCGCGCTGCTCGCCATGCACTTCGCCGACGAAGCGCTGATCGTGACGAATCCGGAAGTCTCCTCGGTGCGCGACTCGGACCGTATCCTCGGCATCCTGTCGTCGAAGACCAAGCGCGCAATCGAAAGCAAGGAGCCGATTAAGGAACACCTGCTGATCACCCGCTACAACCCGAAGCGCGTCAGCGAAGGCGAAATGCTGTCGCTGACCGACATCCAGGAAATTCTGCGCATCGATCTGATCGGCGTGATTCCGGAATCGGAAGCGGTGCTGCATGCGTCGAACCAGGGTCTGCCGGCCGTGCACCTCGACGGTACCGATGTCGCCGAAGCCTATAAAGATGTCGTGTCGCGTTTCCTCGGCGAGCAGAAATCGCTTCGCTTTACCGATTACCAGAAGCCAGGGCTGCTGCAGCGCCTCTTCGGCACCAAGTAAGGGGAGCGCACGTAATGTCGATTCTTTCGTTTTTGCTGGGCGAGAAGAAGAAGTCCGCGTCGGTAGCGAAGGAACGCCTGCAGTTGATCATCGCGCACGAGCGCGCCGGCGGCCATGCGCCTGCCGATTACCTGCCTGCGTTGCAACGCGAACTGGTGGCCGTCATTTCAAAGTACGTGAAAATCTCCAATGACGATATTCGCGTGAGCCTGGAACGCCAGGACGACCTCGAAGTGCTCGAGGTCAAAATCGAAATACCGCAGGCTGGTTCCGCATAACGGATTGCGCGCTCTGCTTCGTTTCGTCGATATGACGTGACGAGGTGGAGCGTAAGCGCTGTCTCTGTTGTGATGTCTTCTTTGTGTCGTCGCGCGCCGGCGGTCGTCGTCTACTGACGCGGGGCGCCGTCTTCAGCGCGAGCATCGCCGTTGATCTCGTCGGCCACCGCTGGTTCGGGCGCCTCGACTTCGGGGACTTCCGGCGCCGGCGCGGGTTCCGGCTGCGGCAGCGGCGCCATATAGCGCTGTGCCAGCGACTCATACAACGGCGGCGCGAAGAAACGCGCCACACGGCTTGCAATCAACGCGGTGGCCATCAGCGAAATCACCAGTGCATGGCCGTCGATCATCTCCATCACAATCACGAACGACGTAATCGGCGACTGCGTGACCGCCGCCAGATAGCCCACCATGGCGAGGGCGATCAGCATCGGCAATTGCATCGAGCCGAACACCATGTGCAGCAGATTGCCGAAGCCCGCGCCGATCGACAGCGAGGGGGCGAAGATGCCGCCCGGAATGCCTGGCAGATACGAGCCGACCATCGAGATCATCTTGAGAAACGGATACAACACGGACAGGTGCTCGTGTCCGTCGAGCAGTCCGCGCGCTTCCGCATAGCCGCTGCCGAAGGTCGTGCCGCCGGAGATGAGGCCGACCACCGCGATCACGAAACCGCACAGCGCGGCGAACGCGACAGGCCGCTCGCCGTGCAACTGACGCAGCGGCGCCGGAATCCAGCGCGCGGTGTTCAGCAGCAGCCAGCCGAACACGCCGCCCGCGATACCGGTGACGATTGCGGTGAGCACGACGGCCACCGCCAGCAGATCGGGGAAATGCGCGCCGATCTGGATGGTGCCGAAATAGGTGTAGTTGCCGTTCAGCCCGAGCGCGATCACCCCGGCGATGATGATCGCCGTAATCAGCACGCCGCTCGCGCGGGCCTCGAAGCTGCGCGTGAGTTCCTCGATCGCGAACACGATCCCTGCCAGCGGCGTATTGAACGCCGCGGACAAGCCCGCTGCCGCGCCCGCGAGCACCAGCTGCCGTTCGATCAGCGCGTTCGAGCGTGGATACAGCCGCCGCAGATTGAACATCACTGCTGCGCCGACCTGCACGGTCGGTCCTTCGCGGCCGATCGTGAAGCCGCCGAGAATCCCCAGAAACGACACCGCGATCTTGCCGAACAGAATCCGGAACGACAGCAGCCGTGCGCCGTATTCGCCGGGCTTGGCATGCAGGGTGGCGATGACTTGCGGAATGCCGCTGCCTTCCGCGCCGCGGAAGAATTTGCGCGTGAGCCAGACGGCCAGCGCCGCGACCGCGGGCGTGACGAGCAACGGCGCCCACACGTGCTGTTGCTGCATGGTGCGGAATTCGCCGTAGCCCCAGTCGATCAGCCTTGCATACAGCACCGCCACGAGGCCGACCGCGATTGCGCCGAGCCAGAAGACGCCATATTGCCGCCACAGGCGTTTGGCGCGACGCACGATGTTGGAAGAGCTTGGAGGGAAGGCCCGGGACATGAGTGATGTGCTGGCGCAAAGGGGGAATTATAAAGCGCGCCGCCGACTTCAAACGCGCCTTTCCCGGAGTTGAAGTGGACCGCGCGGCGGACGAAGCATTCGCCGAAGGGGTGCGCTGGAGCGAGAGTTTGCCTGAAAGAAAAGAGGCGCGACGTACAGTCGCCCAATCAAACGAGCGCTGCCACGGAACGCCTCCAAAAAACGCCCGCGTCGGGGAACTACGGGCGGAGAGGAATCGCCGCAATGAACAAACTGACTCATGCACTGAGTCATTCAGTGACTCAGTGCTGAGCGGCCACATCGTGTGATCGACCCAGTTCTAAAGAGACCGCCACCTGACGGTCGAGTTCAATGGCGCATTCATCAAGGCATGCCGCGCGAGTACCGGCAGATTCGTGTGCCGCTCACCGGTGCCCTGCGGTAGGTTGCTCATGACCGCTCTCTGCGTTCGGATAAGCGTCGCGCATTACACACCTGTTAAATCTGTCGCTTTTCGTTGAATGCCTAATTGGCTGGACGCATGCTCTGATGCGTGTTCGCCGGCGCAGTCACCGCGCGTGGAAGCGCGTACTCAATACCCACCGTCAGCGCCTCGATCCGCACACCCGCCATGGGCAGGGTTTGCACGGAGTGCACATGCTCAAAGCAGTATAGGTGCTGTTTTCGTCTGATGTGAGTCTGCCGCCGCCATGCTTCGGTGCGGTCGGTTTCGGGTCTCAAACGTGTAACACCTCAGTGATCTTCCCTTACAAATAGCAACGCTCGCGCGAGGCAGGGTCGTGTTCAATCGAGTCATTCGGGGTTTCGGCTCGAATGAATCTGACGAAGGAGAACAATATGAAACGCTTAATCCTGACCCTGATCGCAGGCACGCTGCTGGCAACGGCGCTCGGGGGCTGCATCGTTGCACCGGCGCCTGGCTATTACTACGGCGGCGGTTACTACCATCACGGTGGCTACTACTACCGATAACGGCTTGCGGCGCGCTTTCAGTCTCTTCACATCAAGCGCGCATCGCGCGTCTCGCGCATGCACAGCACACCGATCATGCTGACGGCCGCCGCAATCGACACATAAGCGCCCACCCACGACAGCCCGCCGTGCGCGGCCAGCACCTGTGCGATATACGGCGCGACCGACGCACCGAGAATTCCGCCGAGGTTGTACGACACGCCTGCACCCGTATAGCGCACGTTGGTCGGAAACAGTTCCGGCAGCAGCGCGCCCATCGGGGCGAAGGTCACACCCATCAGGAACAGTTCGATCACGAGGAACAGCAGCACCAGCGGTGTCTGTCCGCTGCCGAGCAACGGCGCCATCGTGAAGCCCGACAGGATCGCTGCGATGATGCCGGCGATCAGCACCGGCTTGCGGCCATAACGGTCGCTCGCCCAGGCCGACAGCGGCGTGGCGAGCGCCATGAACACGACCGCGATGCACAGCATGCCGAGGAACGTCGGCCGGGGAATATGCAGCACCGACACGCCATACGACAGCGAAAACGTCGTGGCGTTGTAGAACAGCGTGTAGCAGACCACCATTGCCAGCGCACCGAGCAGGGTCGGCAGCCCGTGCTGCGAGAGCAGCGTGGCGATCGGCATCTTCACGCGTTCCTTGCGTTCGATGGCCGCCTGGAAAGCCGGCGTCTCGGCGATCTTCAAGCGCACATACAAACCCAGCGCGACCAGCACCGCGCTGACGAGGAACGGCACGCGCCAGCCCCAGCTGCGGAATTGCTCGTCGCTCAAGGACAACGCCAAAGCGAAGAACAGGCCGTTGGACGCCAGGAAACCGATCGACGGCCCCAACTGCGGGAACATCCCGAACCAGCCGCGTTTGCCGGCCGGCGCATTCTCGGTGGCGAGCAGCGCCGCGCCGCCCCATTCGCCGCCGAGGCCGATGCCTTGCCCGAAGCGCAAGATGCATAGCAGGATCGGCGCGAGGCTGCCGATCGAGTCGTAGCCGGGCACGAAACCGATCAGCGTGGTGGACACACCCATCACCAGCAGCGAAGCGACGAGCGTCGACTTGCGACCGATCCGGTCGCCGAAGTGACCGAACAGGAACGAGCCGATCGGCCGCGCGACGAACGCGATGCCGAACGTGACGAAAGCCGACAAGGCCTGGGCGGTCGCCGAGCCGTGCGGGAAAAACACCGGTCCGATAACGAGCGCCGCGGCAGTCGCGTAGACGTAGAAATCGTAGAACTCGATCGCGGTGCCGATGAAGCTCGCGAAGATGATCCGTGCGCTGCTGTTTTGCCCGGCCGCATTGGGCTGGGCCGCGGAAATCGGCGAAGTGGACATGCAGGGTCTCCGTGTGTCGTGATGCCGTCGGGCACCATACTTTTTATATGCGGGCGGCATGAGCCGTGCCGGCAGGCTCCGGCTTAGGGAATCGGAAAATTATAACGAGCGCGGCGGCGGCGCAGCAAGGCGGGGCGAGGCTTGCCTCGCGTCTTGCCGATGAGCGCTGTTTTGGAGCCGCGTTCACTCGATGGTCTGGGCTTGCGGCGAGGCGAATTCGCGCAACTGGAATTTGCCGTTGTCGTTGAACAGCCAGTCTTCGAACAGTTCGAGCTGGCCACGGCCATTCAGCAATTTATCGGGCGGCTGCGGCAACGGCGAGGCGCGTCGCAAGCTGGCAAGCGCGGTGCTTTCGGCTTCGTCGTCGCCATTGGTGCGATACACCGACGACGCCACCACCTGGCCATTGCGATCCACCGTGAACGACACCACCACCAGCGAGCGCAGCATCGCTTGCGGCGTGCCGCGCAACACGTAGGACGGGCTGCGTTCAATGATGCGTTGGGCGACCGCGCTGCGATACTGGTCGAGCGTCGCACTGTTGACGGCGGCCGCCGGCGTGATGATAAGCGGGCGTTGCGGCGGCGTGATGGTGCAGCCTGCCATGGCCGCGAGCGCCAAAACCGAAGCGGCGGTCAACGCCGATACCGCGCTATGTGCTTGCGATAACGATGCGCCAACGCGGAAAGCGAAGCGTCCGGTCAAGCGGCGAAGGTGACGCGTGCGGGTAAGCATCGTCGGAGAAACCACAGAGACAGGGTCTAACTTGATGGTAGTCAAAAAGCGTCAGGATGCAACTGTCGTTGACCCTGTATGCCGATCCAACGCCATGCGATTCGGCTCGCTTGCACGCCGCGCGCGACATCCTTTCCATCACCTTTCTGCAGTATGTATGAGTGCATTCAGTCTGATGCGATCCGCCTGACATACATCGTTTTTAAACAAAGTTCGTCATGCCGATCCACACACAACAGGAGTTCTA is a window of Paraburkholderia phytofirmans OLGA172 DNA encoding:
- the minC gene encoding septum site-determining protein MinC; protein product: MSPKKSPFFELRSGSVDTLLFVVKTTDLDAMRAELTRRFEATPEFFANDVVAIDVRRLADNERVPLADIAQLLDSVRMRPVGIVANAQQAWAAESALPLLEARDRRGGAAKSADEEGAHAAGTAPVATAATATPPADLFTTAAGTPTGGPPKSGTPATAAAVEPAPAAEPVRLATSSQTMVVDKPLRSGQRIYAKGDLVVLGLVSYGAEVIAEGNIHIYAPLRGRALAGVQGNHDARIFCTCLEPELISIAGIYRTTENPLPADVLGKPVQIWLEDEKLMIEPLRLT
- the minD gene encoding septum site-determining protein MinD; protein product: MAKIIVVTSGKGGVGKTTTSASFASALALRGSKTAVIDFDVGLRNLDLIMGCERRVVYDLINVIQGEANLNQALIKDKKCENLFILPASQTRDKDALTMEGVEKVINDLIAMDFEFIVCDSPAGIESGALLAMHFADEALIVTNPEVSSVRDSDRILGILSSKTKRAIESKEPIKEHLLITRYNPKRVSEGEMLSLTDIQEILRIDLIGVIPESEAVLHASNQGLPAVHLDGTDVAEAYKDVVSRFLGEQKSLRFTDYQKPGLLQRLFGTK
- the minE gene encoding cell division topological specificity factor MinE, with the translated sequence MSILSFLLGEKKKSASVAKERLQLIIAHERAGGHAPADYLPALQRELVAVISKYVKISNDDIRVSLERQDDLEVLEVKIEIPQAGSA
- a CDS encoding chloride channel protein; translated protein: MSRAFPPSSSNIVRRAKRLWRQYGVFWLGAIAVGLVAVLYARLIDWGYGEFRTMQQQHVWAPLLVTPAVAALAVWLTRKFFRGAEGSGIPQVIATLHAKPGEYGARLLSFRILFGKIAVSFLGILGGFTIGREGPTVQVGAAVMFNLRRLYPRSNALIERQLVLAGAAAGLSAAFNTPLAGIVFAIEELTRSFEARASGVLITAIIIAGVIALGLNGNYTYFGTIQIGAHFPDLLAVAVVLTAIVTGIAGGVFGWLLLNTARWIPAPLRQLHGERPVAFAALCGFVIAVVGLISGGTTFGSGYAEARGLLDGHEHLSVLYPFLKMISMVGSYLPGIPGGIFAPSLSIGAGFGNLLHMVFGSMQLPMLIALAMVGYLAAVTQSPITSFVIVMEMIDGHALVISLMATALIASRVARFFAPPLYESLAQRYMAPLPQPEPAPAPEVPEVEAPEPAVADEINGDARAEDGAPRQ
- a CDS encoding MFS transporter; translated protein: MSTSPISAAQPNAAGQNSSARIIFASFIGTAIEFYDFYVYATAAALVIGPVFFPHGSATAQALSAFVTFGIAFVARPIGSFLFGHFGDRIGRKSTLVASLLVMGVSTTLIGFVPGYDSIGSLAPILLCILRFGQGIGLGGEWGGAALLATENAPAGKRGWFGMFPQLGPSIGFLASNGLFFALALSLSDEQFRSWGWRVPFLVSAVLVALGLYVRLKIAETPAFQAAIERKERVKMPIATLLSQHGLPTLLGALAMVVCYTLFYNATTFSLSYGVSVLHIPRPTFLGMLCIAVVFMALATPLSAWASDRYGRKPVLIAGIIAAILSGFTMAPLLGSGQTPLVLLFLVIELFLMGVTFAPMGALLPELFPTNVRYTGAGVSYNLGGILGASVAPYIAQVLAAHGGLSWVGAYVSIAAAVSMIGVLCMRETRDARLM
- a CDS encoding energy transducer TonB family protein; amino-acid sequence: MAGCTITPPQRPLIITPAAAVNSATLDQYRSAVAQRIIERSPSYVLRGTPQAMLRSLVVVSFTVDRNGQVVASSVYRTNGDDEAESTALASLRRASPLPQPPDKLLNGRGQLELFEDWLFNDNGKFQLREFASPQAQTIE